The Deltaproteobacteria bacterium genome window below encodes:
- the tssC gene encoding type VI secretion system contractile sheath large subunit, whose protein sequence is MQTQSDTAKAAETAPVTLLDELLTDARVERSDADAYRIARQGVEAFMGELLSSRDKYGKIDRGAVDSMIAEIDSRITAQINDILHQQQFQQLESTWRSIKYLVDHCDFRENVKVELFDVTKDDLAADFEDSPEIPKSGFYRVVYAAEYGTFGGHPYGALVTDFQFDAGHEDVRLLQQLASVSAMAHAPLLANASPKFFGEDTFEALPGLRDLKAMFESPQYARWRSFRDSEDSRYIGLCAPRFMLRVPYDADHKPVKEFDFAEDVVDKHENYLWGPASFALAARAADSFARYRWSPNIIGPKAGGAVEDLPLHQYKAMGELQTKLPVEVQLTERREFEMAEEGFIGLVFRKGSDNAAFFSANSAQRAKSFPDTPEGHADEVNYRLGTQLPYIFIITRLAHYIKVIQRENLGSWKTAQDLKHEIKKWLLQYTSSGPKLDQHTMSQRPFRATNLEVEEVPGEVGWYRCKLEVTPHFKYMGADFTLSLVGKLDKG, encoded by the coding sequence ATGCAGACCCAAAGCGACACCGCCAAAGCCGCCGAGACCGCGCCCGTCACCCTGCTCGACGAGCTGCTCACCGACGCCCGCGTCGAGCGCTCCGACGCCGACGCCTACCGCATCGCACGCCAGGGCGTCGAGGCGTTCATGGGCGAGCTGCTGAGCTCGCGCGACAAGTACGGCAAGATCGATCGCGGCGCCGTGGACTCGATGATCGCCGAGATCGACAGCCGCATCACGGCGCAGATCAACGACATCCTCCACCAGCAGCAGTTCCAGCAGCTCGAGTCGACCTGGCGCTCGATCAAGTACCTGGTCGATCACTGCGACTTCCGCGAGAACGTCAAGGTCGAGCTGTTCGACGTCACCAAGGACGACCTCGCCGCAGATTTCGAGGACTCGCCCGAGATCCCGAAGTCCGGCTTCTACCGCGTGGTCTATGCCGCGGAGTACGGCACCTTCGGCGGCCATCCCTACGGCGCGCTGGTCACCGACTTCCAGTTCGACGCCGGCCACGAGGACGTCCGCCTGCTGCAGCAGCTGGCGTCGGTCAGCGCGATGGCCCACGCGCCGCTGCTGGCGAACGCGTCGCCGAAGTTCTTCGGCGAGGACACCTTCGAGGCGCTGCCGGGTCTGCGCGACCTGAAGGCGATGTTCGAGTCGCCGCAGTACGCCCGCTGGCGCTCGTTCCGTGACAGCGAGGACTCGCGCTACATCGGCCTGTGCGCGCCACGCTTCATGCTGCGCGTCCCGTACGACGCCGATCACAAGCCGGTGAAGGAGTTCGACTTCGCCGAGGACGTGGTCGACAAGCACGAGAACTACCTCTGGGGCCCCGCCAGCTTCGCGCTGGCCGCCCGCGCCGCCGACTCGTTCGCGCGCTACCGCTGGAGCCCCAACATCATCGGCCCCAAGGCCGGCGGCGCGGTCGAGGACCTTCCGCTCCACCAGTACAAGGCGATGGGCGAGCTGCAGACCAAGCTCCCGGTCGAGGTGCAGCTGACCGAGCGGCGCGAGTTCGAGATGGCCGAAGAGGGCTTCATCGGGCTGGTGTTCCGCAAGGGCTCCGACAACGCGGCGTTCTTCTCGGCCAACTCGGCGCAGCGCGCCAAGTCGTTCCCCGACACCCCCGAGGGCCACGCGGACGAGGTCAACTACCGCCTCGGCACCCAGCTACCATACATCTTCATCATCACGCGGCTGGCCCACTACATCAAGGTCATCCAGCGCGAGAACCTCGGCTCGTGGAAGACCGCCCAGGATCTCAAGCACGAGATCAAGAAGTGGCTGCTGCAGTACACCTCGAGTGGCCCGAAGCTCGACCAACACACGATGTCGCAGCGCCCGTTCCGCGCGACCAACCTCGAGGTCGAGGAGGTCCCGGGTGAGGTCGGCTGGTACCGCTGCAAGCTCGAGGTCACGCCACACTTCAAGTACATGGGCGCCGACTTCACGCTGTCGCTGGTCGGCAAGCTCGACAAGGGTTGA
- a CDS encoding type VI secretion system ImpA family N-terminal domain-containing protein, which yields MDNAAVTPADRVTRLIMPLPAATGSTGAPRSGSEVRLGDHFDRIHAEIVKLARPSGAEEIDWKLVTTRAELLLVDESKDLQVAAWLALAWYRQDGTAGLQRGFDLLAGLLAWRWDELFPPVDKLAARAEVLSWLAERLRSDLVAVLQRTRADDVREVWRAFLRLRDLTRSRFPERGPALGHIEHAFAALPAELAAVLSEPTTSSDPATSAAANPASADVAPNAGAAAVADTGTAPVHPLLAPIAGADPTGADPWLCDEFEGLRAEIAKLGAVTGEPPAWPKVITLAQKILTERAKDLRCITYWLLARTHQDGAAGLVDGFALLQHAAGLGEQLHPRRAKARAGAFTWLGERLQAELVRQPPAITADELAAVRASIVACKAAFDPLCDGTSGLTIADEALSRLKTKPSAKPAVARAPTPTAAPKPATPMSAPAGAVAATEGLDDLARTLLDEATRRSAAGHADGSALRLRRLALWMVPPAAGAAKKLDCEVGTAAQRGELAALAASESWSELLHNCELLVLQFPWWIDLTYFSAMAAEHVIDKDAARALRAELCALALRHPTLMSSFDRKGQWLASKDVRDWFARELTPRPPELATASAAAAEPAPTPAAPPPVAATAAAPAEVGASTGQQETTLPTEIVDALRGKKFDDAMTRASTWIAAAGSGRDRFARNLALAQACLSSSEPKLALPMFRALEGQLRKWTVEQWDPSLVAGCLRGYLACKQGLGLGLGPDERLLDELVLLDPRAMTGWTR from the coding sequence ATGGACAACGCGGCCGTCACCCCCGCTGATCGCGTCACGCGATTGATCATGCCGCTGCCCGCGGCCACCGGCAGCACCGGTGCGCCGCGCAGCGGCAGCGAGGTCCGACTGGGCGATCACTTCGATCGCATCCACGCCGAGATCGTCAAGCTCGCGCGCCCCAGCGGCGCCGAGGAGATCGACTGGAAGCTCGTCACCACGCGCGCCGAGCTGCTGCTGGTCGACGAGTCGAAGGACCTGCAGGTCGCCGCCTGGCTGGCGCTGGCGTGGTACCGCCAAGACGGCACCGCCGGCCTGCAGCGCGGCTTCGATCTGCTGGCGGGCCTGCTCGCGTGGCGCTGGGACGAGCTGTTCCCGCCGGTCGACAAGCTCGCCGCACGGGCCGAGGTGTTGTCGTGGCTCGCCGAGCGCCTCCGCAGCGACCTCGTCGCGGTGCTCCAGCGCACCCGCGCCGACGACGTCCGCGAGGTGTGGCGGGCATTCCTTCGGCTGCGCGACCTGACGCGCAGTCGATTCCCCGAGCGCGGACCGGCGCTGGGCCACATCGAGCACGCCTTCGCAGCGCTGCCGGCCGAGCTCGCGGCGGTGCTGTCCGAACCCACCACGAGCAGCGATCCCGCGACGTCGGCGGCCGCGAACCCTGCGTCGGCCGACGTCGCTCCGAACGCTGGCGCCGCGGCGGTCGCCGACACCGGCACGGCACCCGTGCATCCGCTGCTGGCCCCGATCGCGGGCGCCGATCCGACCGGCGCCGACCCGTGGCTGTGCGACGAGTTCGAGGGCCTGCGCGCCGAGATCGCGAAGCTCGGCGCCGTCACCGGCGAGCCGCCCGCGTGGCCGAAGGTCATCACGCTCGCGCAGAAGATCCTCACCGAGCGCGCCAAGGACCTGCGCTGCATCACCTACTGGTTGCTCGCGCGCACCCACCAAGACGGCGCGGCGGGGCTGGTCGATGGCTTTGCGCTGCTGCAGCACGCCGCCGGCCTCGGTGAACAGCTGCACCCGCGGCGCGCCAAGGCCCGCGCCGGCGCGTTCACGTGGCTGGGCGAGCGGCTGCAGGCCGAGCTGGTGCGGCAGCCACCCGCCATCACGGCCGATGAGCTGGCCGCCGTGCGGGCGTCGATCGTGGCGTGCAAGGCCGCGTTCGATCCGCTGTGCGACGGCACCTCCGGCCTCACGATCGCCGACGAGGCGCTGTCGCGGCTCAAGACCAAGCCGAGCGCCAAGCCGGCCGTCGCGCGGGCGCCCACCCCGACCGCGGCGCCGAAGCCCGCGACCCCCATGAGCGCCCCGGCCGGCGCTGTCGCGGCCACCGAGGGGCTCGACGACCTCGCGCGCACCCTGCTCGACGAGGCCACCCGTCGCTCGGCTGCCGGACACGCCGACGGCAGCGCGCTGCGCCTGCGCCGGCTCGCGCTGTGGATGGTCCCGCCTGCGGCGGGCGCGGCCAAGAAGCTCGACTGCGAGGTCGGCACGGCGGCGCAGCGAGGCGAGCTGGCGGCACTGGCCGCCAGCGAGAGCTGGTCGGAGCTGCTGCACAACTGCGAGCTGTTGGTGTTGCAGTTCCCGTGGTGGATCGACCTCACCTACTTTTCGGCAATGGCCGCCGAGCACGTGATCGACAAGGACGCGGCTCGGGCACTGCGCGCCGAGCTCTGCGCGCTGGCGCTGCGCCATCCGACGCTGATGTCGTCGTTCGATCGCAAGGGTCAGTGGCTGGCCAGCAAGGACGTCCGCGACTGGTTCGCGCGCGAGCTGACGCCGCGCCCGCCCGAGCTCGCGACCGCGTCCGCGGCGGCGGCCGAGCCCGCGCCGACACCGGCCGCCCCACCGCCCGTCGCCGCGACCGCTGCGGCCCCCGCCGAGGTCGGCGCGAGCACGGGCCAGCAAGAGACGACCCTGCCGACCGAGATCGTCGACGCCCTGCGCGGCAAGAAGTTCGACGACGCCATGACCCGCGCATCGACGTGGATCGCAGCCGCCGGCAGCGGCCGCGACCGCTTCGCGCGCAACCTCGCGCTCGCGCAGGCGTGCCTGTCGAGCTCGGAGCCCAAGCTCGCGCTGCCGATGTTCCGCGCGCTCGAAGGTCAGCTGCGCAAGTGGACCGTGGAGCAGTGGGATCCCAGCCTGGTGGCCGGGTGTCTGCGGGGATACCTCGCGTGCAAGCAGGGTCTCGGGCTCGGCCTCGGCCCTGACGAGCGCCTGCTCGACGAGCTGGTGCTGCTCGATCCACGGGCGATGACCGGCTGGACGCGCTGA
- a CDS encoding sigma-70 family RNA polymerase sigma factor, giving the protein MDLQPCVTPETVDAPVVTLDITSLYRDCHRRAYAIAWAYLKDEEEAHDAVQEAFIKVYRAQDTFNGRSSAQTWLSRIVVNVCLDMRRHKSRRPELQLDDVEVCDPTPRASDCPERGLEHRELREVITAGLDRLNAAHREIIILREMTGLNYEQIAEREGCPKGTVMSRLFHARRLLRNVLGRKLGGSYKALAACPQGRNRSTRAVTPTPVVRAPARPRAPRRNAGTAPAAGTARR; this is encoded by the coding sequence ATGGACCTCCAGCCCTGTGTGACTCCAGAGACCGTCGACGCCCCGGTTGTGACACTCGACATCACGTCGCTGTATCGCGATTGCCACCGCCGGGCCTATGCGATCGCTTGGGCCTACCTCAAGGACGAAGAGGAGGCGCACGACGCGGTGCAAGAGGCCTTCATCAAGGTCTACCGCGCGCAGGACACCTTCAACGGTCGCTCGAGCGCGCAGACATGGCTGTCGCGCATCGTCGTGAACGTGTGCCTCGACATGCGCCGGCACAAGAGCCGTCGCCCCGAGCTCCAGCTCGACGACGTCGAGGTCTGCGATCCGACGCCGCGCGCCAGTGACTGCCCCGAGCGCGGGCTCGAGCATCGCGAGCTGCGCGAGGTGATCACCGCCGGGCTCGATCGTCTCAACGCCGCGCACCGCGAGATCATCATCCTGCGCGAGATGACCGGCTTGAACTACGAGCAGATCGCCGAGCGCGAGGGCTGCCCCAAGGGCACCGTGATGAGCCGGCTGTTCCACGCCCGTCGCCTGCTCCGCAACGTGCTGGGGCGCAAGCTCGGCGGCTCGTACAAGGCCCTCGCCGCGTGTCCGCAGGGCCGCAATCGGAGCACCCGTGCGGTCACGCCGACTCCAGTCGTGCGAGCGCCCGCTCGACCTCGCGCGCCTCGGAGAAACGCCGGCACCGCGCCAGCAGCTGGCACAGCTCGGCGATGA
- a CDS encoding VWA domain-containing protein, which translates to MNTPARERPWLVGALALAVGVGAAAALAMLGPPTPAWTVRIPAGLAQRLSSGGEDLVTLARPAALWLFPIAVLPFLVVVVRRSLVDAPRWQLALQLLLRLGALGAVALALTMPSLQSPIAGKTVVFVVDTSASVDAGQLAKARALVEQAQAQLVAEAAADLDREDRTRLGLVTYAVRADVHPIDADTDVGALLQPAQGELALGSDHAGAMRLGAALVDPRTEGRLVLVTDATGSALEREDLARALTELSASGLGVHTRSFAPDAREDVAVEAVHLPKELRVGQSFDVAIDLWSTREHELTLRLDQNGAPNGLAAEQVVTVRVGRTQVKMPARVSKPGAVVFAATLDTAALAAGENRTDGNDRAAVAGDVQGRPRVLLASSDGGGALASALRADHLDVETIGPGAMPQTVDALRPYDLVIVSDVGGRTVPTAAQLAIEGYVEKQGGGFIMVGGENSFGVGGWSGTPIERVLPVRFEGQRQREQAKLALVLVIDKSGSMSTEDRLDLVKEAARATASTLEPSDQLGVIAFDSRPHVLVRLQKSSNRIRIAGDIRRLAAGGGTNALPALREAYLQLSGSNALVKHVILLSDGQSPESGVDALLGDMRDADITVSAVGVGAGAGKDFLRRVASRGRGRFYFSQDGTDVPRIFSRDTREATKNAVDERLHFAKVAKSVQALRGIDFGRAPGLRGLVPIKPKPLSELLLRTQDGEPLLVRGRRGLGQTVAFASDAKNRWAASWLGWSGFPKLWAQIARDSMRQGATLLGGATIAISPGEDPSRWDVVVDVDAPEGFANDLDGVIEVLDPELPEDDPARTRTIALELTAPGRYEAELHDVRSGQRVIRAKLDDRDDPPRLVAEAVAQVSVPYPAELQPEQLQWQPQWLAQLPVGSHDGAIDDIVQREGDPDGRLRVLPLWPHVLIALLLPLLLLDLFSRRISLGTRRVAV; encoded by the coding sequence ATGAACACGCCCGCCCGCGAACGCCCTTGGCTCGTCGGTGCGCTCGCGCTGGCGGTGGGTGTCGGTGCCGCGGCCGCGCTCGCGATGCTGGGGCCGCCGACCCCTGCGTGGACGGTGCGGATTCCGGCCGGTTTGGCGCAGCGCCTCTCGAGCGGTGGTGAGGATCTGGTGACCCTGGCGCGACCCGCCGCGCTGTGGCTGTTCCCGATCGCCGTGCTGCCCTTCCTGGTGGTGGTGGTGCGTCGCTCGCTGGTCGACGCGCCGCGCTGGCAGCTGGCGCTCCAGCTGCTGCTGCGGCTGGGTGCCCTCGGTGCGGTGGCGTTGGCGCTGACGATGCCGAGCCTCCAGAGTCCGATCGCGGGCAAGACCGTCGTGTTCGTCGTGGACACCTCGGCCAGCGTCGACGCCGGGCAGCTCGCGAAGGCCCGCGCGCTGGTCGAGCAGGCACAGGCGCAGCTGGTCGCCGAGGCCGCCGCCGACCTCGATCGCGAGGACCGCACGCGCCTGGGCCTGGTGACCTACGCGGTGCGGGCCGACGTGCATCCCATCGACGCCGACACCGACGTGGGCGCGCTGCTCCAGCCGGCGCAGGGCGAGCTCGCGCTCGGCAGCGATCACGCCGGCGCGATGCGCCTGGGCGCGGCGCTGGTCGACCCGCGCACCGAGGGGCGCCTCGTGCTCGTGACCGATGCCACCGGCAGCGCACTCGAGCGCGAGGACCTCGCCCGCGCGCTGACCGAGCTCTCCGCCTCCGGCCTCGGGGTCCACACGCGGAGCTTCGCGCCCGACGCCCGCGAGGATGTCGCGGTCGAGGCGGTGCACCTGCCCAAGGAGCTGCGCGTCGGACAGAGCTTCGATGTTGCGATCGACCTGTGGTCGACGCGCGAGCACGAGCTCACGCTGCGCCTCGACCAGAACGGCGCGCCCAACGGACTCGCCGCCGAGCAGGTGGTGACGGTGCGGGTCGGTCGCACGCAGGTGAAGATGCCCGCGCGGGTGTCGAAGCCGGGCGCGGTGGTCTTCGCGGCGACGCTCGACACCGCCGCGCTCGCGGCCGGTGAGAACCGCACCGACGGCAACGACCGCGCCGCCGTCGCCGGCGACGTCCAAGGGCGCCCGCGCGTGCTGCTCGCCTCCAGCGACGGCGGTGGCGCGCTGGCCAGCGCCCTGCGGGCCGATCACCTGGACGTCGAGACCATCGGCCCCGGCGCCATGCCGCAGACCGTCGATGCGCTGCGGCCGTACGACCTCGTGATCGTCTCGGACGTCGGCGGCCGCACCGTGCCGACCGCGGCGCAGCTCGCGATCGAGGGCTACGTCGAGAAGCAGGGCGGCGGCTTCATCATGGTCGGCGGCGAGAACTCGTTCGGCGTCGGCGGCTGGTCGGGCACGCCGATCGAGCGGGTGTTGCCGGTGCGATTCGAGGGCCAGCGACAGCGCGAGCAGGCCAAGCTGGCACTGGTACTCGTGATCGACAAGAGCGGCTCGATGAGCACCGAGGACCGGCTCGACCTGGTGAAGGAGGCCGCGCGTGCGACCGCCTCGACCCTCGAGCCGTCCGATCAGCTCGGCGTGATCGCATTCGACTCGCGGCCGCATGTGCTCGTGCGCCTGCAGAAGTCGAGCAACCGCATCCGCATCGCCGGTGACATCCGCCGACTGGCCGCCGGCGGTGGCACCAATGCCCTGCCGGCGCTGCGCGAGGCCTACCTGCAGCTGTCGGGCAGCAACGCCCTGGTCAAGCACGTGATCCTGCTGTCCGATGGGCAGTCGCCGGAGTCCGGGGTCGACGCGCTGCTCGGCGACATGCGCGACGCCGACATCACGGTGTCGGCGGTCGGCGTGGGCGCCGGTGCGGGCAAGGACTTCCTGCGGCGGGTCGCGAGCCGCGGCCGCGGGCGCTTCTACTTCAGCCAGGACGGCACCGACGTGCCGCGGATCTTCAGCCGCGACACCCGCGAGGCGACCAAGAACGCCGTCGACGAGCGGCTGCACTTCGCGAAGGTCGCCAAGAGCGTGCAGGCCCTGCGTGGCATCGACTTCGGTCGCGCGCCCGGCCTGCGCGGATTGGTGCCGATCAAGCCCAAGCCGCTGTCGGAGCTGTTGTTGCGCACGCAAGATGGCGAGCCGCTGCTGGTCCGTGGCCGCCGTGGGCTGGGTCAGACCGTCGCGTTCGCGAGCGACGCCAAGAACCGCTGGGCCGCGTCGTGGCTGGGCTGGAGCGGCTTCCCCAAGCTGTGGGCCCAGATCGCGCGCGACAGCATGCGCCAGGGCGCGACCCTGCTCGGCGGCGCCACGATCGCGATCAGCCCCGGGGAGGATCCGAGCCGCTGGGACGTGGTGGTCGACGTCGACGCGCCGGAGGGCTTCGCCAACGATCTCGACGGCGTGATCGAGGTGCTCGATCCGGAGCTGCCCGAAGACGACCCTGCGCGCACCCGCACGATCGCCCTCGAGCTCACCGCACCAGGGCGCTACGAGGCCGAGCTGCACGACGTACGCTCGGGTCAGCGGGTCATCCGCGCCAAGCTCGACGATCGCGACGACCCACCGCGCCTGGTCGCCGAGGCGGTCGCGCAGGTCTCGGTGCCCTACCCCGCCGAGCTGCAGCCCGAGCAGCTGCAGTGGCAGCCGCAGTGGCTCGCGCAGCTGCCGGTCGGCTCCCACGACGGTGCGATCGACGACATCGTGCAGCGCGAGGGCGACCCCGATGGACGACTGCGGGTGCTGCCGCTGTGGCCCCACGTGCTCATCGCGCTGCTGTTGCCGCTGCTGCTGCTCGATCTGTTCTCGCGCCGCATCTCGCTCGGCACCCGCCGCGTCGCGGTGTGA
- a CDS encoding ferritin-like domain-containing protein, which translates to MTHRRIQRVRLRLLVAAGVAFTSGRVISRAHAATDSGSSSDAGSSSYAGSSSGSSGATGDTGSSGGGGLDDSGTSTGTGSAGDTSSGSSGEAGSESGIDHSQFDCGGCYGRPFVANAEVCLATATPADGWSITRGASAALDELLADDRAALVAFWSEAALSEHSSIAGFHRFALDLLRHGAPASLIAAAGRAAQQELEHAQACFALASRYAGEPLGPTGLPIPDAAPVARTLAELAVNTVVEGCIGETLAAWLAHEIHHDARDPQVRDAMAKIAADETAHAELAWATLRWALAAGGAPVEHAVRSAFARARADGARGPRVGVVAHGLLPHHRVAAILRDGLAQLVEPCARAVLAA; encoded by the coding sequence ATGACCCATCGACGCATCCAACGTGTTCGTCTGCGGCTGCTCGTCGCCGCCGGCGTCGCCTTCACCTCCGGCCGCGTGATCTCGCGGGCCCACGCCGCCACCGACTCGGGCAGCTCGAGCGACGCGGGCAGCTCGAGCTACGCGGGCAGCTCGAGTGGCTCGAGTGGCGCGACGGGTGACACGGGCAGCAGCGGCGGCGGCGGCCTCGACGACTCCGGCACCTCGACGGGCACCGGCTCCGCCGGCGACACGTCGTCCGGCAGCAGCGGCGAGGCCGGGTCCGAGAGTGGCATCGACCACTCGCAGTTCGACTGCGGCGGCTGCTATGGCCGGCCGTTCGTCGCGAACGCCGAGGTCTGCCTGGCCACGGCCACGCCGGCCGACGGCTGGTCGATCACGCGCGGCGCATCGGCGGCCTTGGACGAGTTGCTCGCGGACGACCGCGCCGCGCTGGTGGCGTTCTGGTCGGAGGCCGCGCTCTCGGAGCACTCCTCGATCGCCGGCTTCCACCGCTTCGCACTCGACCTGCTGCGACACGGCGCGCCCGCGTCGCTGATTGCGGCGGCCGGCCGCGCTGCGCAGCAGGAGCTCGAGCACGCCCAGGCCTGCTTCGCGCTCGCGTCGCGCTACGCCGGCGAGCCGCTGGGACCCACGGGCCTGCCGATCCCCGACGCCGCGCCGGTGGCCCGCACCCTCGCGGAGCTGGCCGTGAACACCGTCGTCGAGGGCTGCATCGGCGAGACGCTGGCCGCGTGGCTGGCCCACGAGATCCACCACGACGCCCGCGATCCGCAGGTGCGCGACGCGATGGCGAAGATCGCCGCCGACGAGACCGCCCACGCGGAGCTGGCGTGGGCGACGCTGCGTTGGGCGCTCGCGGCGGGCGGCGCCCCCGTCGAGCACGCGGTCCGCTCGGCCTTCGCCCGCGCGCGTGCCGACGGCGCGCGCGGCCCACGGGTCGGCGTCGTCGCCCACGGCCTGCTGCCGCACCACCGCGTCGCCGCGATCCTGCGCGATGGGCTCGCGCAGCTGGTCGAGCCCTGCGCCCGCGCGGTGCTGGCGGCCTGA